In the Piscinibacter sp. XHJ-5 genome, one interval contains:
- the nagZ gene encoding beta-N-acetylhexosaminidase, translating to MSGRPFFPGELVMVDIRGTSLDKAQAAFLRDHHIRAVCLFRGNLGTEAEVRRLTADLRDAMGEHALIGLDQEGGSVVRATFLPQPPAAMALGAAGDETLAEDVGAAVSRGLRSLGINWNFAPVLDVNNNPANPVIAERSFSEDPQQVVRLAGAWMRGALREGVACCVKHFPGHGDTHVDSHHDLPVVDKPLEALRALEFLPFEALKDAAPAMMTAHIVYPQLDPDHPATLSRRILGELLRERWGYDGVVITDSLVMKAIHARYGHHRAAVLTLQAGADMAMALGAQADQAAALQAIAEAQASGALALTQLLRARDRLDGLAARFPAQAGDYASAQRDSDDRLMRAAWAAGLTAVGAPVPPRRDEPLRVFTQRSVPCDGVSEAGPGAEDVARLFAGFDDVELVQLGDLQELDWARIPRDGRLSVLASNHRGRYAASRQWRPDLHLVLWNPFQSLDIDAPSVITWGYATGALDALRAWLEGRAVAPGRSPVRLQP from the coding sequence ATGAGCGGGCGGCCCTTCTTCCCCGGCGAGCTCGTGATGGTCGACATCCGCGGCACCTCGCTCGACAAGGCGCAGGCGGCCTTCCTGCGCGACCACCACATCCGGGCCGTGTGCCTGTTCCGCGGCAACCTCGGCACCGAGGCCGAAGTGCGCCGGCTCACCGCCGACCTGCGCGACGCGATGGGCGAGCATGCGCTGATCGGGCTCGACCAGGAAGGCGGCTCGGTGGTGCGCGCCACGTTCCTGCCGCAACCGCCGGCCGCAATGGCGCTCGGCGCCGCGGGCGACGAAACGCTGGCCGAGGACGTCGGCGCCGCCGTGTCGCGCGGCTTGCGCAGTCTGGGCATCAACTGGAATTTCGCGCCGGTGCTCGACGTCAACAACAACCCGGCCAATCCGGTCATCGCCGAGCGCAGCTTCTCCGAAGATCCGCAGCAGGTCGTGCGGCTGGCCGGCGCCTGGATGCGCGGCGCGCTGCGCGAAGGGGTGGCCTGCTGCGTCAAGCACTTCCCGGGGCACGGCGACACCCACGTCGACTCGCACCACGACCTCCCGGTGGTCGACAAGCCGCTGGAGGCGCTGCGCGCGCTCGAGTTCCTGCCGTTCGAAGCGCTGAAGGACGCGGCGCCGGCGATGATGACCGCGCACATCGTCTACCCCCAGCTCGACCCCGACCACCCCGCGACGCTGTCGCGCCGCATCCTCGGCGAGCTCTTGCGCGAGCGCTGGGGCTACGACGGCGTGGTCATCACCGATTCGCTGGTCATGAAGGCCATCCATGCACGCTACGGTCACCATCGTGCCGCCGTGCTCACGCTGCAGGCCGGCGCCGACATGGCGATGGCGCTCGGGGCCCAGGCGGACCAGGCCGCCGCGTTGCAGGCCATTGCCGAGGCGCAGGCCAGCGGTGCGCTGGCGCTCACCCAGCTGCTGCGCGCGCGTGATCGACTCGACGGTCTCGCGGCGCGCTTTCCGGCGCAGGCGGGCGACTATGCAAGCGCGCAGCGCGACAGCGACGATCGTCTGATGCGTGCCGCCTGGGCCGCCGGCCTGACGGCCGTGGGCGCGCCGGTTCCGCCGCGCCGCGACGAGCCGCTGCGGGTGTTCACCCAGCGCAGCGTGCCGTGCGATGGCGTCTCCGAGGCGGGCCCGGGCGCCGAGGACGTCGCGCGGCTGTTTGCCGGCTTCGACGATGTCGAGCTGGTGCAACTGGGCGACCTGCAGGAGCTCGACTGGGCACGCATTCCGCGCGATGGGCGCCTCAGCGTGCTCGCCTCCAACCACCGGGGTCGTTATGCGGCCAGCAGGCAGTGGCGACCCGACCTGCACCTGGTGCTGTGGAATCCGTTCCAGTCCCTCGACATCGACGCGCCGTCGGTGATCACCTGGGGCTACGCCACCGGCGCGCTCGACGCCTTGCGGGCCTGGCTCGAGGGCCGCGCCGTGGCGCCCGGGCGCTCGCCGGTGCGGCTGCAGCCCTGA
- a CDS encoding MFS transporter — protein MTPGRSPITWVPTLYFIEGLPFFTIAMIVGQMYKSMGVDNATIGHYTALLGLAWVFKPLWSPFLELAPNKKTVVVVFQYVGAAAMGLVALSLQLPAWFAVGVAVLSFLAFASATHDIAADGLYIASLTTRQQAMYAGWQGAFFNAGRLMAAGGVLVLAGSLEKRMPAAQSWTTIFAGLSLLMVVFASYHLWALPNSANAAREDRSLRGTALLLREVLVDFFTKPGIWMAIVFIILFRAGEGQIQTIGPLFLRDPRSAGGLGLTTDQVGIVYGTAGTVAFIVGSILGGYFTAWLGLKRALPFLILGMNLPNLVFYFLATTLPSELTLIGAALSVEMFGYGFGFVGVILYIMQVVAQGRYTTAHYALGTGVMQIGFLLFKWISGDIQTALGYRSFFLWVLVSALPVLLMAWFMHVPQTAAQPAAQPAEA, from the coding sequence ATGACCCCTGGCCGTTCTCCCATCACCTGGGTGCCCACGCTCTACTTCATCGAAGGCCTGCCGTTCTTCACGATCGCGATGATCGTCGGGCAGATGTACAAGAGCATGGGCGTCGACAACGCCACCATCGGCCACTACACCGCGCTGCTGGGCCTCGCCTGGGTGTTCAAGCCGCTGTGGAGCCCCTTCCTCGAGCTCGCGCCCAACAAGAAGACCGTCGTGGTGGTGTTCCAGTACGTCGGCGCGGCCGCGATGGGACTGGTGGCGCTGTCGCTGCAGCTGCCCGCCTGGTTCGCCGTCGGCGTCGCGGTGCTGAGCTTCCTGGCCTTCGCGTCGGCCACGCACGACATCGCGGCCGACGGCTTGTACATCGCGAGCCTCACCACCCGACAACAGGCGATGTATGCCGGCTGGCAGGGTGCCTTCTTCAATGCCGGGCGCCTGATGGCAGCGGGCGGCGTGCTGGTGCTGGCCGGCAGCCTCGAGAAGCGCATGCCGGCGGCCCAGTCGTGGACGACGATCTTCGCCGGCCTGAGCCTGCTGATGGTCGTCTTCGCCAGCTATCACCTGTGGGCGCTGCCGAACAGCGCCAACGCCGCGCGCGAAGACCGCTCGCTGCGTGGCACCGCGCTGCTGCTGCGCGAAGTGCTGGTGGACTTCTTCACCAAGCCGGGCATCTGGATGGCGATCGTCTTCATCATCCTGTTTCGTGCCGGCGAGGGCCAGATCCAGACGATCGGCCCGCTGTTCCTGCGCGACCCGCGATCGGCCGGCGGCCTGGGGCTCACCACCGATCAGGTGGGCATCGTCTACGGCACGGCCGGCACCGTGGCGTTCATCGTCGGCAGCATTCTCGGGGGCTACTTCACCGCATGGCTGGGGCTCAAGCGCGCGCTGCCCTTCCTGATCCTCGGGATGAACCTGCCGAACCTGGTCTTCTACTTCCTCGCCACGACGCTGCCGAGCGAGCTCACGCTCATCGGCGCGGCGCTCAGCGTCGAGATGTTCGGCTACGGCTTCGGCTTCGTCGGCGTGATCCTCTACATCATGCAGGTGGTGGCGCAGGGCAGGTACACGACGGCGCACTACGCGCTCGGCACGGGGGTCATGCAGATCGGCTTCCTGCTGTTCAAGTGGATCAGCGGCGACATCCAGACCGCGCTCGGCTACCGGTCGTTCTTCCTGTGGGTGCTGGTGTCGGCGTTGCCCGTGCTGCTGATGGCGTGGTTCATGCACGTGCCGCAGACGGCCGCGCAGCCGGCGGCGCAGCCGGCCGAAGCCTGA
- a CDS encoding glycoside hydrolase family 16 protein → MLRLSSLLAAGLIAGCAAAPAVPDEVFFDDFSAADMPALARDGWSVREKAGHPGIEGGAWGPGTVSLVDDPERPGNRLLRLAARTDGSPQGTSQAQVCHARKYFEGTYAARVRFSEAPSQGPDGDVVVQTFYAVSPLRFDFDPEYSELDWEYLPNGGWGDPRTRLYGVSWQTVGLKPWKAYNQAHELFRPLDGWHVLMMQAGGGKTRFYLDGVQLDEHGGRNYPVVPMSINFNLWFSPGGLIAGSRAVRVYQQDVDWVFHARNRLLSPAEVDAAVKHLRERGTAHLDRVPPLSPPLASDCDF, encoded by the coding sequence ATGCTGCGCCTTTCATCGCTGCTCGCCGCCGGCCTCATCGCCGGCTGCGCCGCGGCGCCCGCCGTGCCGGACGAAGTCTTCTTCGACGACTTCAGCGCCGCCGACATGCCCGCGCTCGCGCGCGACGGCTGGTCGGTGCGCGAGAAGGCGGGCCATCCCGGCATCGAGGGCGGCGCCTGGGGTCCGGGCACGGTGTCGCTGGTCGACGATCCCGAGCGCCCCGGCAACCGCCTGCTGCGCCTGGCGGCGCGCACCGACGGCTCGCCGCAAGGCACGTCCCAGGCGCAGGTGTGCCACGCGCGCAAGTATTTCGAGGGCACGTATGCGGCTCGCGTGCGCTTTTCCGAGGCCCCGTCCCAAGGGCCCGACGGCGACGTGGTCGTGCAGACCTTCTATGCCGTCAGTCCGCTGCGCTTCGACTTCGATCCCGAATACAGCGAGCTCGACTGGGAATACCTGCCGAACGGCGGATGGGGCGACCCGCGCACGCGCTTGTACGGGGTCAGCTGGCAGACCGTCGGTCTCAAGCCATGGAAGGCCTACAACCAGGCGCACGAGTTGTTCCGGCCGCTGGATGGCTGGCACGTGCTGATGATGCAGGCCGGCGGGGGCAAGACGCGCTTCTACCTCGACGGCGTGCAGCTCGACGAGCACGGCGGGCGCAACTACCCGGTCGTGCCGATGTCGATCAACTTCAACCTCTGGTTCTCGCCCGGCGGCTTGATCGCCGGCAGCCGCGCCGTGCGCGTGTACCAGCAGGACGTCGATTGGGTCTTCCATGCGCGCAACCGGCTGCTGTCGCCGGCCGAGGTCGACGCGGCGGTGAAGCATCTGCGCGAGCGGGGCACGGCCCACCTCGATCGGGTGCCGCCACTGAGTCCGCCGCTGGCGTCCGACTGCGACTTCTGA
- a CDS encoding heparan-alpha-glucosaminide N-acetyltransferase domain-containing protein has protein sequence MRDRLASVDALRGLTVAAMLLVNDPGDWGHLFAPLQHAVWHGCTPTDLVFPFFLFLVGVSLSLSLGPRVEAGADAVALRRSVLVRALRIVLLGLLLHAVAHWLLDTRAFRPMGVLQRIGLCFAAGGMLVIHTKPRTQWAMFLALLVGYTLAMAWGGPLTKEGNLASRIDGALLGRFAYEFDAVTGRGHEPEGLLSTLPAIATTLLGVRAGDWLRRGRLRAIVGAAVAALAAGVLASLVVPLNKQLWTSSFVLWTGGWALAALAVAHVAIDRRGAPAIGRRFGVNAIAAYAGSWLMACLLAAWGWQGPIYAHGFAWMTPLAGPQLPSLAYALAFVGVWWAIVALLDQRRIHIKI, from the coding sequence ATGCGCGACCGGTTGGCCTCGGTCGACGCGTTGCGTGGCCTCACCGTGGCGGCGATGCTGCTGGTCAACGATCCCGGCGACTGGGGCCATCTGTTCGCCCCGCTGCAGCACGCGGTCTGGCATGGCTGCACGCCGACGGACCTCGTGTTTCCCTTCTTCCTGTTCCTCGTCGGCGTCTCGCTGTCGCTGTCACTGGGCCCTCGCGTGGAGGCCGGCGCCGACGCGGTGGCGCTGCGCCGCTCGGTGCTGGTGCGGGCCCTGCGAATCGTGTTGCTGGGCCTCTTGCTGCACGCGGTTGCGCACTGGCTGCTGGACACCCGCGCCTTCCGTCCGATGGGCGTGCTGCAACGCATCGGCTTGTGCTTCGCGGCGGGCGGCATGCTCGTCATTCACACGAAGCCGCGCACGCAGTGGGCGATGTTCCTGGCGCTCCTGGTCGGCTACACGCTCGCCATGGCGTGGGGCGGTCCGCTCACCAAGGAAGGCAATCTGGCGAGCCGCATCGACGGCGCACTGCTCGGGCGATTCGCCTACGAGTTCGATGCGGTGACCGGCCGCGGCCACGAGCCCGAGGGGCTGCTGAGCACGCTCCCGGCCATCGCGACCACCCTGCTCGGCGTGCGCGCGGGGGATTGGCTGCGGCGCGGCCGGCTGCGCGCCATCGTTGGAGCGGCGGTCGCCGCGCTGGCGGCGGGGGTGCTCGCGTCGCTGGTGGTGCCGCTCAACAAGCAGCTGTGGACCTCCTCGTTCGTGCTGTGGACCGGCGGTTGGGCGCTGGCCGCCCTCGCGGTCGCGCACGTGGCCATCGACCGCCGCGGCGCGCCGGCGATCGGCCGCCGCTTCGGCGTCAACGCGATCGCCGCCTATGCCGGCTCGTGGCTGATGGCCTGCCTGCTGGCGGCTTGGGGGTGGCAGGGGCCGATCTACGCGCACGGCTTCGCCTGGATGACGCCGCTGGCCGGGCCGCAGCTGCCGTCGCTTGCCTACGCGCTCGCCTTCGTCGGTGTCTGGTGGGCCATCGTCGCGCTGCTCGACCAGCGGCGGATCCACATCAAGATCTGA
- a CDS encoding GntR family transcriptional regulator: MTLSQLLKPLDPNQSLPLYQQLQRAIREAIEQHLLGPDDALPSERQLAEDFAVSRITVRRAIEGLAQEGWLVSRQGSGNFVCSRVEKNFAKLTSFSEDMRARGRTPHSVWLKRSQGTVTPEEALKLGLSPGTLVYRFNRLRFADQAPMAVECATFVAACLPPLEEIGESLYAALEQMGNRPVRALQRLRALLLNSEQAKLLEAKTGDAGLLVERLGYLRDGRAIELSQSYYRGDMYDFIAELNAGN, encoded by the coding sequence GTGACCCTGTCCCAACTCCTCAAGCCCCTGGATCCCAACCAAAGCCTGCCGCTGTACCAGCAGCTGCAGCGGGCGATTCGCGAAGCGATCGAGCAGCACCTGCTCGGCCCCGACGACGCCCTGCCGTCCGAGCGCCAACTGGCGGAGGACTTTGCCGTCTCGCGCATCACGGTGCGCCGTGCCATCGAAGGCCTGGCCCAGGAGGGCTGGCTGGTCAGCCGCCAGGGCTCGGGCAACTTCGTCTGCAGCCGTGTCGAGAAGAACTTCGCGAAGCTGACCTCGTTCTCCGAGGACATGCGAGCGCGCGGACGCACGCCGCACAGCGTCTGGCTCAAGCGCTCGCAAGGCACGGTCACGCCGGAAGAAGCGCTGAAGCTCGGCCTCAGCCCGGGCACGCTGGTGTATCGATTCAACCGCCTGCGCTTCGCCGACCAGGCGCCGATGGCCGTGGAGTGCGCGACCTTCGTCGCCGCCTGCCTGCCGCCGCTCGAGGAGATCGGCGAATCGCTGTACGCCGCGCTGGAGCAGATGGGCAACCGGCCGGTGCGCGCGCTGCAGCGCCTGCGCGCGCTCCTGCTCAACAGCGAGCAGGCCAAGCTGCTCGAAGCCAAGACCGGCGATGCGGGGCTGCTCGTCGAGCGGCTCGGCTATCTGCGCGACGGCCGCGCCATCGAGCTGTCGCAGTCGTACTACCGCGGCGACATGTACGACTTCATCGCCGAACTCAACGCCGGCAACTGA
- a CDS encoding TonB-dependent receptor, with protein sequence MPGLAQQAPAPAAAASAPTSKGPTQLEAVTITGIRGALEQSLNVKRNADSHIDVISAEDIGKMPDKNVADSLARVPGVTISSASANEGGFDENDRVSMRGTNPSLTQTLINGHVVSSGDWFVLNQTGLVGRSVSYSLLPSELVSRVEVHKSSQAYLPEGGVAGYVDIITRKPLDFRKSLTLEASLGVVHATLPKKTDPQLNALGAWKNEANTAGVMLQVFSEKRHLRRDGQEILGYNRIAPDSPIVVGTGGAPGTVTGPHPDLANVWYPTLIGSALFEQERKREGGLLDIQIKPTDRLTLDLSLFSSKMEAGNYNRNFMLWPGSFIGGANQAPDPGYVVRNETLVSASFANAGGGRNYGVYDQISRPDESSDSNFINFDGKLRVSDALTVSTKIGTSKGNGNTPTQDVAEWNVPDTGASYVLNGINSAANWSLPAGNPASPAGMPLGWIFGDQNIKVKDKDSWAQIDADYALDAGPLTLLKFGARMQDHTRKSENVIGQGPLAAAFDPANWPQGFLNYPGNFGSGLGGAFPRNVWYYTPEQLAAFNANFTNRDPVSRRNWNSEYALDEKNSAAYVQGNLEGKGWSGNVGLRLVKTRERVTNNVAVDATTPGAITTSAFGPFLPVTTEHTYNDVLPSANLKLELRKDLVARFAVSKTMTRPDYSALAAPISLTPPPVGVAEGTGTGGNPDLKPVRSTNFDANVEWYFAPRALVSAGVFYMNLTSYIGFGQVTRNFMTFSQQNPQGVSIPYVLTVPVNSKGKVKGIELAAETPVLGNFGVGANYTYADGEESGGGPLVGTSKHTYNLSAYYEDDRFNARIAYNFRSKFYSGLDRNTAFSQDDIDSVSASLGYKITDNFSVTFDAHNLNNPKLKYFALNEDQPRSIYQNGRQYYLTARVKF encoded by the coding sequence ATGCCTGGCTTGGCACAGCAAGCGCCTGCACCAGCCGCAGCCGCATCCGCGCCGACCTCCAAGGGTCCGACCCAGCTGGAAGCCGTGACCATCACGGGCATCCGGGGGGCGCTGGAACAATCGCTGAACGTCAAGCGTAACGCCGATTCGCACATCGACGTCATCAGCGCGGAAGACATCGGCAAGATGCCGGACAAGAACGTCGCCGACTCGCTGGCGCGCGTGCCCGGCGTGACGATCAGCTCGGCCAGCGCCAACGAAGGCGGCTTCGACGAGAACGACCGCGTCAGCATGCGCGGAACGAATCCGAGCCTCACGCAGACACTGATCAACGGCCACGTCGTTTCGTCGGGAGACTGGTTCGTGCTGAACCAGACCGGGCTGGTCGGTCGCAGTGTCAGCTACTCGCTGCTGCCGTCCGAGCTGGTGAGTCGGGTCGAGGTGCACAAGAGCTCGCAGGCCTACCTGCCCGAAGGCGGGGTCGCGGGCTACGTTGACATCATCACGCGCAAGCCGCTCGACTTTCGCAAGTCGCTGACGCTGGAGGCCTCGCTGGGCGTCGTGCACGCCACGCTGCCGAAGAAGACCGATCCGCAGCTGAACGCGTTGGGGGCCTGGAAGAACGAGGCGAACACCGCGGGCGTGATGCTGCAGGTGTTCTCGGAGAAGCGTCACCTGCGCCGTGATGGTCAGGAAATCCTCGGCTACAACCGCATCGCTCCCGACAGCCCCATCGTGGTCGGCACCGGAGGGGCTCCGGGCACGGTGACGGGTCCGCATCCCGACCTGGCCAACGTCTGGTACCCGACGCTCATCGGCTCGGCATTATTCGAGCAGGAACGCAAGCGCGAGGGCGGGCTGCTGGACATCCAGATCAAGCCGACGGACAGGCTGACCCTGGACCTGAGCCTGTTCAGCTCCAAGATGGAGGCCGGCAACTACAACCGCAACTTCATGCTGTGGCCGGGCTCGTTCATCGGCGGCGCCAACCAGGCGCCCGACCCCGGCTATGTGGTGCGCAACGAAACGCTGGTCTCCGCTTCGTTCGCCAATGCCGGCGGCGGCCGGAACTACGGTGTGTACGACCAGATCTCGCGGCCGGACGAAAGCTCCGATTCCAACTTCATCAACTTCGACGGCAAGCTGCGCGTCAGCGACGCGCTGACGGTCTCCACGAAGATCGGCACGTCCAAGGGCAACGGCAATACGCCGACGCAGGACGTCGCCGAATGGAACGTGCCGGATACCGGGGCGTCGTATGTGCTGAACGGCATCAACAGCGCAGCGAACTGGTCGCTGCCGGCCGGCAATCCGGCCAGCCCGGCCGGCATGCCGCTGGGCTGGATCTTCGGCGACCAGAACATCAAGGTGAAGGACAAGGATTCCTGGGCGCAGATCGATGCCGACTACGCGCTCGACGCCGGACCGCTCACCTTGCTGAAGTTCGGTGCCCGCATGCAGGACCACACCCGCAAGTCCGAGAACGTCATCGGGCAGGGGCCCCTGGCGGCGGCCTTCGATCCAGCCAACTGGCCGCAAGGCTTCCTGAACTATCCCGGCAACTTCGGCAGCGGCCTCGGTGGTGCGTTCCCGCGCAATGTCTGGTACTACACGCCCGAGCAGCTGGCCGCCTTCAACGCGAACTTCACCAACCGTGACCCGGTGAGCCGCCGCAACTGGAACTCCGAGTACGCCCTGGACGAGAAGAACAGCGCGGCCTACGTGCAGGGCAACCTGGAAGGCAAGGGCTGGAGCGGCAACGTCGGCCTGCGGCTCGTCAAGACACGGGAGCGCGTGACCAACAACGTGGCGGTGGACGCGACGACACCGGGCGCGATCACGACGTCGGCGTTCGGCCCCTTCCTGCCCGTCACGACGGAGCACACCTACAACGACGTGCTGCCCAGCGCCAACCTGAAGCTCGAGCTGCGCAAGGACCTGGTGGCGCGCTTCGCGGTATCGAAGACGATGACGCGGCCCGACTACTCCGCGCTGGCCGCGCCCATCTCGCTCACGCCGCCCCCGGTCGGCGTGGCCGAAGGCACTGGAACGGGTGGCAATCCCGACCTGAAGCCCGTGCGCTCGACCAACTTCGATGCGAACGTGGAGTGGTACTTCGCGCCGCGGGCGCTGGTGTCGGCGGGGGTGTTCTACATGAACCTGACCAGCTACATCGGCTTCGGCCAGGTGACGAGGAACTTCATGACCTTCAGTCAGCAGAACCCGCAAGGCGTGTCGATCCCGTACGTGCTCACCGTGCCGGTGAACAGCAAGGGGAAGGTCAAGGGGATCGAGTTGGCCGCCGAAACGCCGGTGTTGGGCAATTTCGGGGTCGGCGCGAACTACACCTACGCCGACGGCGAGGAATCGGGTGGCGGCCCGCTGGTGGGCACTTCGAAGCACACCTACAACCTGTCGGCCTACTACGAGGACGACCGCTTCAACGCCCGCATCGCCTACAACTTCCGCTCCAAGTTCTACAGCGGCCTGGATCGCAATACGGCGTTCTCGCAAGACGACATCGACTCCGTCTCGGCGTCATTGGGCTACAAGATCACCGACAACTTCAGCGTGACCTTCGATGCTCACAACCTGAACAACCCGAAGCTGAAGTACTTCGCCCTCAACGAGGACCAGCCGCGTTCCATCTACCAGAACGGCCGGCAGTACTACCTGACGGCCCGCGTCAAGTTCTGA